From Cronobacter turicensis z3032, the proteins below share one genomic window:
- the tfaE gene encoding Tail fiber assembly protein homolog from lambdoid prophage e14 — MAEVNLNHQLLAEQAGFITVHNYDETTREYLSTCREYLAEGVGLPAKSCTDAPGEPVEGLVICRTADLSAWEYLPDHRGETVYSTVTGEPVKITLPGDYPAGTTRAAPATRFDVWNGKAWVTNEDARRAADVENAKAMKSSLRGMANEIISQQQWPSRLTLGRLNEQEQAAFTAWLDYLEALAAVDTSRAPDIQWPQLPA, encoded by the coding sequence ATGGCCGAGGTTAATTTAAATCATCAGCTTCTGGCCGAGCAGGCCGGCTTTATCACCGTCCATAATTACGACGAAACGACGCGCGAGTATTTATCCACCTGCCGCGAATATCTGGCCGAGGGTGTAGGGCTGCCGGCAAAATCCTGTACCGATGCGCCTGGTGAACCAGTGGAAGGGCTGGTTATCTGCCGCACTGCTGATTTATCCGCGTGGGAGTATCTGCCGGATCATCGCGGCGAGACGGTCTACAGCACAGTGACAGGGGAGCCGGTGAAAATCACACTGCCGGGCGATTATCCTGCCGGCACCACGCGTGCCGCGCCGGCGACCCGCTTTGACGTCTGGAACGGGAAGGCGTGGGTGACAAATGAGGATGCCCGCCGCGCTGCTGATGTGGAGAACGCGAAAGCGATGAAATCAAGCCTGCGTGGCATGGCAAACGAGATTATCAGCCAGCAGCAGTGGCCCTCCCGGCTCACACTCGGGCGTCTGAACGAACAGGAACAGGCAGCTTTTACAGCCTGGCTGGATTATCTGGAAGCGCTTGCGGCAGTTGACACGTCACGGGCACCGGATATCCAATGGCCACAACTCCCAGCGTAA
- the FII gene encoding Major tail tube protein, translated as MALPRKLKHMNLFNDGLSYLGVVKSVTLPKLTRKLENYRGAGMNGSAPVDFGLDDDALSMEWTLGGFPDESIWSQYGAAGANSVALRFAGSYQRDDTGETVAVEVVMRGRHKEIDGGESKQGEDTETKISTQCTYFKLTMNGKELVEIDTVNMVEKVNGVDRLEQHRRNIGLA; from the coding sequence ATGGCACTTCCGCGCAAGCTCAAACACATGAATCTGTTTAACGACGGCCTGAGCTATCTCGGCGTCGTGAAGTCGGTCACTCTGCCGAAGCTGACCCGCAAGCTGGAGAACTATCGCGGCGCCGGCATGAACGGCAGCGCCCCGGTTGATTTCGGTCTCGATGACGACGCGCTCTCGATGGAGTGGACGCTCGGGGGCTTTCCCGATGAGTCCATCTGGTCGCAGTACGGCGCCGCCGGTGCCAACTCGGTAGCCCTGCGCTTTGCCGGCTCCTACCAGCGTGACGACACCGGCGAAACGGTGGCCGTCGAGGTGGTGATGCGTGGCCGTCATAAGGAAATCGACGGCGGCGAAAGTAAACAGGGCGAAGACACTGAAACCAAAATCAGCACGCAGTGCACCTATTTCAAGCTCACCATGAACGGCAAGGAGCTTGTTGAAATCGACACCGTGAACATGGTGGAGAAGGTGAACGGCGTCGACCGTCTGGAGCAGCACCGCCGCAATATCGGGCTGGCCTGA
- the H gene encoding Probable tail fiber protein, with the protein MTAKYFALLTNQGAARLANAAALGTKLNLTQLAVGDGGGSLPVPDTTQTRLINEKRRAPLNMLSVDPVNTSQIIAEQIIPESEGGYWIREIGLYDDAGVLIAVANCPETYKPQLQEGSGRTQTIRLVLIVSATDAVALKIDPSVVLATRKYADDKAIEVRQYADQLMAQHLKAADPHTQYAPKASPALTGKPTAPTPAQTVNDTQIATTAFVKTALAALVANAPGALDTLNELAAALGNDANFAANVTKALAGKQPLDNTLTALSGKTVSGVLSWLGLGEGSALPVGVPVPWPLDIPPEGWLKYNGAPFDKARYPKLALIYPGGVLPDLRGEFIRGWDDGRGVDTGRSLLSAQGDTLQNVTGTIVSRGYQQSETGCISGATGAFAYGRQTGANGFGMPGGTENRNADITTFDMSKVARTSTETRPRNIAFNYIVRAA; encoded by the coding sequence ATGACCGCAAAATATTTTGCTCTTCTGACCAACCAGGGCGCGGCGCGGCTGGCGAATGCGGCCGCGCTGGGCACGAAACTTAACCTGACGCAGCTCGCCGTCGGTGACGGCGGCGGAAGCCTGCCGGTGCCGGATACGACGCAGACCCGGCTGATTAACGAAAAGCGCCGCGCGCCGCTGAATATGCTGTCTGTCGACCCGGTGAATACAAGCCAGATTATCGCCGAGCAAATCATCCCTGAAAGCGAGGGCGGCTACTGGATCCGTGAAATCGGGCTGTATGACGATGCCGGCGTGCTGATAGCCGTGGCGAACTGCCCGGAAACCTACAAGCCGCAGTTACAGGAAGGCAGCGGGCGCACACAGACCATTCGCCTGGTGCTGATTGTCTCGGCGACCGATGCCGTGGCGCTGAAAATCGATCCGTCTGTGGTACTGGCGACCCGTAAATATGCCGACGATAAAGCTATCGAGGTGAGGCAGTATGCCGATCAGCTGATGGCGCAGCACCTGAAGGCCGCCGACCCGCACACGCAGTATGCCCCGAAAGCCTCGCCGGCGCTGACCGGAAAACCCACGGCACCGACGCCGGCGCAGACAGTGAATGACACGCAGATTGCTACCACTGCCTTTGTAAAAACGGCGCTTGCTGCCCTGGTCGCCAATGCGCCGGGTGCACTGGACACCTTAAACGAACTGGCAGCCGCGCTTGGTAACGATGCGAATTTCGCTGCCAACGTGACAAAGGCGCTGGCCGGTAAGCAGCCGCTTGATAACACGCTGACCGCGCTGTCCGGGAAGACAGTAAGCGGCGTGCTTTCCTGGCTCGGACTTGGTGAGGGCTCGGCGCTGCCGGTCGGGGTGCCGGTGCCGTGGCCTTTAGACATCCCGCCAGAAGGCTGGCTGAAATACAACGGAGCGCCCTTTGATAAAGCCCGTTATCCAAAACTTGCCCTGATTTATCCCGGCGGCGTGTTGCCGGATCTTCGCGGGGAGTTTATTCGCGGCTGGGATGACGGGCGAGGGGTAGATACCGGGCGTTCTTTATTATCTGCTCAGGGAGATACTCTTCAAAATGTTACCGGTACGATTGTATCGCGAGGATATCAACAGTCAGAGACTGGCTGTATTTCTGGAGCTACAGGTGCATTTGCCTATGGCAGGCAAACAGGAGCTAATGGGTTTGGGATGCCAGGGGGCACAGAAAACCGTAATGCAGATATCACTACTTTTGATATGTCTAAAGTAGCCCGAACATCTACAGAGACTCGTCCACGTAACATCGCATTTAACTACATTGTGAGGGCTGCATAA
- the FI gene encoding Major tail sheath protein has protein sequence MSDYHHGVQVVEVNDGTRVISTVSTAIIGMVCTASDADAATFPLNVPVLITNVQSAIAKAGRKGTLAAALQAIADQAKPVTVVVRVAEGTGDSEEALAQTVSNIIGGTDENGQLTGMKALLTAEAVTGVKPRILGVPGFDKLEVAVALASICQKLRAFGYVSAWGCKTVSDVIAYRKNFSQRELMLIWPDFIAWNTTTSASDTAFATARALGLRARIDQETGWHKTLSNVAVNGVTGISASVFWDLQEPGTDADLLNQAGVTTLIRKDGFRFWGNRCCSDDPLFLFENYTRTAQVLADTIAEAHMWAMDKPVTPTLIRDIVDGINAKFRELKTAGYIVDAQCWVDESANDKETLKAGKLMIDYDYTPVPPLDNLTLRQRITDKYLANLISSVANA, from the coding sequence ATGAGTGATTACCATCACGGCGTTCAGGTCGTCGAAGTTAACGACGGCACGCGCGTCATTTCCACTGTTTCCACGGCAATCATCGGCATGGTCTGTACGGCCAGCGATGCCGACGCCGCCACCTTTCCCCTTAACGTGCCGGTACTGATCACCAACGTGCAGAGCGCTATCGCCAAAGCCGGCAGAAAAGGCACGCTGGCCGCCGCCCTTCAGGCCATCGCCGACCAGGCGAAGCCCGTCACCGTCGTCGTGCGCGTGGCTGAAGGCACCGGCGACAGCGAGGAGGCGCTTGCACAGACCGTCTCGAACATCATCGGCGGCACGGATGAAAACGGCCAGCTCACCGGCATGAAAGCGCTGCTGACCGCCGAGGCGGTGACCGGCGTCAAGCCGCGCATTCTCGGCGTGCCGGGCTTCGATAAGCTGGAAGTGGCGGTCGCGCTTGCTTCCATTTGTCAGAAGCTGCGCGCGTTCGGCTATGTCAGCGCATGGGGCTGTAAAACTGTCTCTGACGTTATCGCCTACCGTAAAAACTTTAGTCAGCGCGAGCTGATGCTCATCTGGCCGGACTTTATCGCCTGGAACACCACAACCAGCGCCAGCGATACCGCCTTCGCCACGGCGCGCGCGCTCGGCCTGCGCGCCAGAATCGACCAGGAAACGGGCTGGCATAAAACCCTCTCCAACGTCGCCGTTAACGGCGTGACCGGCATCAGCGCCTCGGTGTTCTGGGATTTGCAGGAGCCCGGCACCGATGCCGACCTGCTGAACCAGGCCGGCGTCACGACGCTTATCCGCAAAGACGGTTTCCGCTTCTGGGGTAACCGCTGCTGTTCAGACGATCCGCTGTTCCTGTTTGAGAACTACACCCGCACCGCACAGGTACTCGCCGACACCATTGCCGAGGCGCATATGTGGGCGATGGATAAACCGGTCACGCCGACGCTTATCCGCGACATCGTGGACGGTATTAACGCCAAATTCCGCGAGCTGAAAACCGCTGGCTATATCGTCGATGCGCAGTGCTGGGTGGATGAGTCGGCGAACGACAAAGAGACCCTGAAGGCCGGCAAGCTGATGATTGACTACGACTACACGCCGGTCCCGCCGCTGGACAACCTGACCCTGCGCCAGCGCATCACTGACAAATACCTGGCGAATCTGATTTCGTCAGTGGCTAACGCTTAA